GGCCGAACTCGCTGGCGTAGAGCCGCTTGTTCGCGTCCCAGGCGATGCCCTGCACGTTGCGGTGTCCCAGCGACCAGACCAGGGAGTTGGGGAACGGGTTGCCGGCGGCGGGTTTGCCATCCGGTGTCATCCGGAGGATCTTGCCGCCGAGGCTCTTCGGGTCCTGGGAGAGGCCACGCTCGGATGCGTCGCCGGTGGTGGCGTAGAGGAAACCGTCCGGGCCGAAGGCGAGCCGGCCGCCGTTGTGGATGCCGGAGAGCGGGATGCCGGTCACGATCGGCGTGGGTTCGGTGCCGAGGACCAGTTTGGCGATCCGGTTGTCCTCTTCGGTGGAGTAGTAGACGAAGACGGTCTTGTCCTTGTCGTAACCGGGTGAGACGGCGATCCCGAGTAGGCCGCCCTCACCGGCCGCGTCCACCTCGTCGAGGGTCGCCGCGGTGGTGACCTTCAGCCCGTCCGGGCCGGACTCCGGTCCGACCTTGAGGATTTTCGCGGTGTCCCGTTCGGTCACCAGTGCGCCGCCGTCGGGCAGGAACGAGATTCCCCACGGCACCCGCAGGCCGGTGGCGAGCACGGTTGTCGCCACCTGCTGGTCGATGCCACCGGCCCGTGGGGTGGCGGTCACCGAGGGGGTGGGGAAGCGGGGTGGTTCGCCGGCCGGGTCCGGCTCCGGCTCGCCGAAGGCACATCCGCTGGTCGCGAGGATGGCCGCCGCACAGAGTGCGACCGCCGCGCGGGTCCGGGCGCGGCGCGGGTACGAGGGGCGAACGCTCACCCGGCCCAGCCTAGCCGGACCGCCGGCACAACCTTCGCCATGCTCGATCAACGGGGCACTCTCCTTCGGGGATCCGGCCGATTTACCCGGCGGGTGAGTCATACCGGGCAGTTGCCGACAGACCCATGCGAAACTGCCGCCATGGTGACCGGGACAGCGACGCGACCCGCCGGGCCGGTGGCAACCAGGGGCGGGCGTCTCGCGGTCCGGGTCGCGGTCGCGTTCGGCCTGCTCGGTCTGGTCTACCGGCTGGTGCTGCTGCTGGTCGAGGTGCCACCGACGAACAGCGACGAGGCGACGAGTGGCCTGGTGGCGATGCACCTGGCGCAGGGCCGCGAGTTCCCGCTCTTCTTCTACGGCCAGTACTACATGGGGGCCTTGGAGTCGTACCTGGCGACGCCGTTGTTCGTCCTCCTCGGCCCCTCCACGCTCGCCCTACGCCTGCCGAACCTGCTGCTCTACGCCGTGTTCCTGGCCCTGGTCTGGCAACTCGCCCGGCGGCTGTACAGCCCGTGGCTGGCCACCGCCACGGTGGGCCTGCTGGCGCTCGGCTCCGACCGGGTCCTGAAGAACCAGCTCATCGCCGCCGGGGGCTATCCGGAGATGAATCCGGCCGGGGCGCTGCTGGTGCTGCTCGCGGTGAACCTCGGCCTCGGGTTCTGGACGGGGTGGCGTCGGCTGGCCGCGTACGGCGTGTTCGGGCTGGTCGCCGGCCTGACCCTGTGGGACGACTGGTTGGTGCTGCCGTACGTCGGCGCGGCCGGCCTGCTGCTCCTGTTCAACTGGCGGGAGCTGCGTGGTCGGGCGGGACTGGCGCTCGGCGGCGGCCTGCTGGTGGGGCTGGTGCCGATCGTGGCGCACAACCTGACCGCCGCACCGGAGCATCGGTCGCTGGCCGTCTACGCCACCCTGGGCGGCGACGCTGTCGTCTCCTGGGCCGACCGGCTCCACGGCGGGGTCCTGTTCGGCCTGTCGATGGGGACCGGGTTCTGCGCGCCCGGTCGGTGCGCGTCGTGGCAGCTCTGGTGGGGCGTCGCCTATCCGGTGCTGCTGGTGGTCGCGGGGGTGCTCGCGGTGCGGGCGGTACGGGCCGCGACCGGCGCCGAGCGGGTACGCCAGGGTGGCAGGTTGGTGTTGCTGGCCGGTGCCGGACTGAGCGTGGCCGCGTACGCCGGCAGCAGCGCCGCCGGTACGACCCCGGTGGAGAGTTCCCGTTACCTCTCCTGCCTGTTGATCTCGACCCCGGCAGTGCTCTGGCCGCTCTGGGCGGCGGCGAGCACCGCGTCCCACCCCGGTACGCGATGGCACGCGCCGGTCCGCTGGGCGGCGTCGGGGCTGCTCGCCGCGATCGTGTCGACGATGGGACTGGCGAGCGTGGCACTGGTCGCCGCGGCGCCGGGACTGAGCCGGGAGGCGGACCGGCGACGGGAGCTGGTGGCGGCGCTGGACCGGCTCGGCGTCGACCGGTTCTACGGCGGGTACTGGACCTGCAACACCATCACCTTCGTGACGCGCGAGCGGCTGGTCTGCGCGGTGATCCGGGACGACCTGCGCGCCGGTTGGGACCGCTACGAGCCGTACCGGGAGCTGGTCGGGCAGGCCGGGAGCCCGGCGTACGTGTTGCCGGCCGGCTCGCCGTTGAGCGCCGCGGTCGCCGACCACCTGGCCGCCAACGGGGTCGCGGTCCGGACCACGAGCGTCGCCGGCCACGATGTCTACCAGCCGGCCGGCCCGGTCGACCTGCCGCTGCGCTGACGGCGCCCGCCGGCTAGGGTCGGCGCCTGTGAAGGCATGGATCCCGCACGAGCACGGCCGGTCGATGCTCGGCGACATTCCCGACGGGGTGACGGTGCAGTGCGCTCCCGCTCCGGACCAGTTGCCGTCGGATCCGTCCGGGGTGCGGTTCTGGGTGCCGCCGTTCCTCGCCCCGGCCGAGGTGGTGGGGCTCGCGGCGGAGCTGCCGGACCTGCGGGTGGTGCAGTTGCTCACCGCAGGGGCGGAGGTCTGGGCCGGTCGGCTGCCGGACGGGGTGCTGCTCTGCGACGCGCGGGGAGTGCACGACTCGCCGACGGCCGAGTGGGTCGTCGCGGCGATCCTCGCCCGGTTGCGGGCCTTCCCACTCTTCGCCCGCGCGCAGCCCCGCCACGAGTGGGCGTACGCGGAGGCGACGCCGACCGACGAACTCTTCGGCAAGCGGGTGCTGATCGTCGGTGCCGGGTCGGTCGGGGCGGCGCTGGTGGCCCGCCTGCTGCCGTTCGAGGTCGAGCTGACCCTGGTCGCCCGGACCGCACGGCCGGCCGAGGGGGTACACGGGGTGGCGGATCTGCCGGGCCTGCTCCCCGCGGCCGACATCGTCGTACTGCTGGTGCCGCTCACCGACCTGACCCGGGGGCTGGTCGACGCGCGTTTCCTGGCCGCCATGCGCGACGGAGCGCTGCTGGTCAACGCGGCCCGGGGCCCGGTCGCCGACACCGACGCGCTGGTGGCCGAGCTGACCACCGGCCGGTTGAGCGCGGCACTGGACGTGACCGATCCGGAGCCGCTGCCCGCCGGTCATCCGCTCTGGGACCTGCCGAACGTGCTGATCACCCCGCATGTGGGCGGTTCGGTACGGGGCCTGCTGCCGCGCGCCTACCGGCTCG
The Micromonospora pisi DNA segment above includes these coding regions:
- a CDS encoding 2-hydroxyacid dehydrogenase, coding for MKAWIPHEHGRSMLGDIPDGVTVQCAPAPDQLPSDPSGVRFWVPPFLAPAEVVGLAAELPDLRVVQLLTAGAEVWAGRLPDGVLLCDARGVHDSPTAEWVVAAILARLRAFPLFARAQPRHEWAYAEATPTDELFGKRVLIVGAGSVGAALVARLLPFEVELTLVARTARPAEGVHGVADLPGLLPAADIVVLLVPLTDLTRGLVDARFLAAMRDGALLVNAARGPVADTDALVAELTTGRLSAALDVTDPEPLPAGHPLWDLPNVLITPHVGGSVRGLLPRAYRLAGEQLRRLVAGEPLINEVVDGY
- a CDS encoding PQQ-dependent sugar dehydrogenase; the encoded protein is MSVRPSYPRRARTRAAVALCAAAILATSGCAFGEPEPDPAGEPPRFPTPSVTATPRAGGIDQQVATTVLATGLRVPWGISFLPDGGALVTERDTAKILKVGPESGPDGLKVTTAATLDEVDAAGEGGLLGIAVSPGYDKDKTVFVYYSTEEDNRIAKLVLGTEPTPIVTGIPLSGIHNGGRLAFGPDGFLYATTGDASERGLSQDPKSLGGKILRMTPDGKPAAGNPFPNSLVWSLGHRNVQGIAWDANKRLYASEFGQNTWDEINLIEPGKNYGWPVVEGQGDAETDPKFSKPLAVWGTADASCSGIAVVENLLAAACLRGQRIWLLELTAAGGVLGQPRAILNGEYGRLRTAVTAPDGSLWISTSNHDGRGKPAADDDRLLRLVFSGGGAGRS